TAATCAAGGACGGGTAATATTAGCGATCGACGGGATGCAGCCAGAAATTGGACATGAGGTATTATGGGTAATTCGAGATTGCTTATCTGGAGAAATCTTACTTGCTAAAACCTTATTATCATCAAGAAATGAAGATTTAGTGACGCTATTACTAGAAGTAACTAATAGCCTAAATGTACCAATTGATGGAGTTGTTAGTGATGGGCAACAATCAATTCGCAAAGCTGTTGGGTTAGCATTACCTAGTATTGCTCATGGTTTATGTCATTACCATTACCTGAAAGAAGCTATTAAACCCATATATGAGGCGGATAGACATGCAAAAAAGGAATTGAAAAAAAAAAGTTAGAGGATTACGAGAAATTGAACGTAGTGTTACCAATGAAGATCAGGATTTGGTGACTATTATTGAAGATTATTGCTCGGCAGTCCGTAGTTCTATAACCAATGATGGTCATCCACCCTTAGAAGCATCAGGGTTAAAGTTACAAGAAAATTTGACTTTGATAGAACAAAGCTTAGAACGGATGGAAAAAAGAAGTGCTTTACCACCACCTTTAGTCAATCTAAAACACCTTCTAGCTAAGGGATTATCTGCGACTGCATCTTTATTTTCACCTGTGAGGGTTGCATATGGGTGGGTTGATAAAGCTAGTAATATTCTCAATAATAAAATAGGTCTTGATGCTGCTGGTGTCAAACAAAGTTATCAGCAACTGTTAACTCAAATGTCCCAACAAAAGCAGAAAGCTGGCACATTGAACACCGCAATCGATAACTTTATAAAAACCACCAATAACTACTGGTCTGGACTTTTTCATTGTTACGAAATTGAAGATTTTCCTAGAACTAATAATGACTTAGAACACGCTTTTGGTATGCTACGTCATCATCAACGTCGTTGTACTGGTCGTAAGGTTGCTCCCTCATCCCTTGTTATTCGTGGCTCTGTCAAACTTGCTTGTGCCATTGCTACTAAACTTCGTTCTTTTACCGCATCTGATTTAGCACAAGTTGATATCGTTACTTGGCTCGAATTACGCTCTCAATTGCAAAAACACCACAAAGCCAGAATTGAACAGTATCGATTTCGCCGAGACCCCAAGGGTTACTTGGCTAATTTAGAGAGTCGTCTTCTCTAGTAAGTTTTACCACACTAGTATTTAACTATGCTAGTAACCCAATGATTGTATATTGTAAAAATTCATGTTTCAAGTAGAAACTCATGAATCAAAATACTTCACGCCGCCAAGTCTTGCAGGGTTTAGTTGTCACTGCTGTTGTGATTGGGTTTGATGTTGTTGGGCGTGGTTGGGTAACATCTGCCGATGCCTCATCCATTTTTGAAAGCATCCCGCCACTAGATGGTAAGCTTTATACCGATAGTGAAACTGTGGCTAGTGCTAGTGTTGACTTCGGTAACATAATACATCGTCGGCCAATAGCAGTACTTCACCCAGAGTCAATTGAAGATATTGTGCAAATTATTCGATTTGCACGCACTCATCAAATTAAAGTAGCAGCACGAGGTCAGGGTCATTCTACTTACGGACAATCACAAGTAGAAGCGGGCATTGTGATTAACATGAGTACGCTCAACAAGATTCATTTTGTGGGTACAGACCGTGCTGTTGTAGATGCAGGAGT
Above is a window of Nostoc sp. MS1 DNA encoding:
- a CDS encoding transposase (programmed frameshift) — translated: MWNEYNNPRHIRTLNGVVELQLKIRRCQNKSCFLYKKVYRPEQEGSLALPQNEFGLDVIAYIGALRYQEHRSVPQIHAHLELKGICISQRTVTHLIDRYDELLSLWLKDHTRLKAIMANQGRVILAIDGMQPEIGHEVLWVIRDCLSGEILLAKTLLSSRNEDLVTLLLEVTNSLNVPIDGVVSDGQQSIRKAVGLALPSIAHGLCHYHYLKEAIKPIYEADRHAKKELKKKVRGLREIERSVTNEDQDLVTIIEDYCSAVRSSITNDGHPPLEASGLKLQENLTLIEQSLERMEKRSALPPPLVNLKHLLAKGLSATASLFSPVRVAYGWVDKASNILNNKIGLDAAGVKQSYQQLLTQMSQQKQKAGTLNTAIDNFIKTTNNYWSGLFHCYEIEDFPRTNNDLEHAFGMLRHHQRRCTGRKVAPSSLVIRGSVKLACAIATKLRSFTASDLAQVDIVTWLELRSQLQKHHKARIEQYRFRRDPKGYLANLESRLL